In the Hippoglossus stenolepis isolate QCI-W04-F060 chromosome 14, HSTE1.2, whole genome shotgun sequence genome, one interval contains:
- the ptbp1b gene encoding polypyrimidine tract-binding protein 1b isoform X2, which yields MQLLTGTPHIFYPPSNQGAAPAGRHFVCRSGARGWKLLLASSVLCNGRRGSDDLFPSVSIGPYIMSTTANGNDSKKFKGDIRGPGVPSRVIHIRKLPNDITEAEVISLGLPFGDVSNLLMLKAKNQAFLEMSSEDAAQNMVGYYSTVMPIIRHHPVYVQFSNHKELKTDNSPNQERAQAALRALTMSHVDMAVVAPSTVLRVVVENLVYPVTLDALCQIFSKFGNVLRIIVFTKNSQFQALLQYPDGASAQAAKLSLDGQNIYNGCCTLRISFSKLTSLNVKYNNEKSRDFTRPDLPAGDSHPALEHPAMATAFTPGIFSAAPYAGATHTFPPAFTIQPTMSSPYTGLTVPALPGALASLSLPGATRLGFPPMSPGHCVLLVSNLNPERVTPHCLFILFGVYGDVMRVKILFNKKENALVQMSDCTQAQLAMSHLSGQRLHGKPLRITLSKHTNVQLPREGHEDQGLTKEYSSSPLHRFKKPGSKNYSNIFPPSATLHLSNIPPAVVEDDLKVLFSSSGSMVNGFKFFQKDHKMALIQMGSVEEAIESLIEFHNHDLGENHHLRVSFSKSSI from the exons ATGCAGCTCCTGACGGGAACGCCTCATATTTTTTACCCACCGTCCAATCAGGGAGCGGCTCCAGCCGGACGCCATTTTGTGTGCCGTAGTGGAGCCCGAGGCTGGAAGCTGCTGCTCGCTAGTTCCGTGTTGTGCAATGGACGG AGAGGATCTGACGACCTTTTCCCCAGCGTCTCCATTGGTCCATATATCATGAGCACCACAG CCAATGGCAACGACAGCAAGAAGTTTAAAGGTGACATAAGAGGGCCTGGCGTCCCGTCCAGGGTCATCCACATCCGCAAGCTCCCCAACGACATCACTGAGGCTGAGGTCATCAGCCTGGGTCTGCCCTTCGGAGACGTCTCCAACCTGCTAATGCTCAAAGCCAAGAATCAG GCCTTCTTAGAGATGTCCTCGGAGGACGCAGCTCAGAACATGGTGGGTTATTACTCCACAGTGATGCCGATCATCAGACACCACCCGGTCTACGTCCAGTTCTCCAACCACAAGGAGCTGAAGACGGACAACTCACCCAACCAGGAG AGGGCCCAGGCGGCTCTTCGGGCCCTCACTATGTCTCATGTGGACATGGCGGTGGTGGCACCCAGCACGGTGCTGAGGGTGGTGGTGGAAAACCTGGTCTACCCCGTCACACTGGACGCCCTCTGCCAG ATCTTCTCTAAGTTCGGCAACGTGTTGAGGATCATCGTCTTCACCAAGAACAGTCAGTTCCAGGCTCTGCTGCAGTATCCTGATGGAGCGTCTGCCCAGGCAGCTAAACTG TCTCTGGACGGACAGAACATCTATAACGGCTGCTGCACTCTGAGGATCAGCTTCTCTAAACTCACCAGCCTCAACGTCAAGTACAACAATGAGAAGAGTCGAGACTTCACCAGACCTGACCTTCCAGCTGGAGATAGCCATCCCGCGCTGGAGCACCCGGCCATGGCCACAGCCTTCA cTCCAGGCATCTTTTCAGCTGCACCTTACGCCGGAGCGACTCACACTTTCCCTCCGGCCTTCACCATCCAGCCTACAA TGTCCTCCCCCTACACAGGCCTGACGGTCCCCGCTCTGCCCGGAGCACTGGCCTCTCTGTCCCTGCCGGGGGCCACCAGGCTGGGATTCCCCCCCATGTCTCCTGGACACTGTGTCCTGTTGGTCAGCAACCTGAACCCTGAG AGAGTTACGCCCCACTGCCTCTTTATTCTCTTTG GTGTTTATGGCGACGTGATGAGAGTAAAGATCCTGTTCAACAAGAAGGAAAACGCTCTGGTTCAGATGTCTGACTGCACACAGGCTCAGCTAG CTATGAGTCACCTGAGTGGCCAGCGGCTGCATGGGAAGCCCCTGCGCATCACGCTGTCCAAACACACCAACGTCCAGCTTCCCCGTGAAGGACACGAGGACCAGGGCCTGACCAAAGAGTACAGCAGTTCCCCTCTTCACCGCTTCAAGAAACCCGGCTCCAAGAACTACTCCAACATCTTCCCACCTTCTGCCACCCTGCACCTCTCCAACATCCC cCCTGCTGTAGTAGAAGATGACCTCAAGGTGCTGTTTTCCAGCTCAGGATCAATGGTCAACGGCTTCAAGTTCTTCCA GAAGGACCATAAGATGGCTCTGATCCAGATGGGCTCCGTGGAGGAAGCCATCGAGTCGCTCATCGAGTTCCACAACCACGACCTTGGAGAAAACCACCACCTTCGAGTCTCCTTCTCCAAGTCCTCCATCTGA
- the ptbp1b gene encoding polypyrimidine tract-binding protein 1b isoform X1: MQLLTGTPHIFYPPSNQGAAPAGRHFVCRSGARGWKLLLASSVLCNGRVSSHDFRVTQQRAIVPSRSGDGVHHDLTVGTKRGSDDLFPSVSIGPYIMSTTANGNDSKKFKGDIRGPGVPSRVIHIRKLPNDITEAEVISLGLPFGDVSNLLMLKAKNQAFLEMSSEDAAQNMVGYYSTVMPIIRHHPVYVQFSNHKELKTDNSPNQERAQAALRALTMSHVDMAVVAPSTVLRVVVENLVYPVTLDALCQIFSKFGNVLRIIVFTKNSQFQALLQYPDGASAQAAKLSLDGQNIYNGCCTLRISFSKLTSLNVKYNNEKSRDFTRPDLPAGDSHPALEHPAMATAFTPGIFSAAPYAGATHTFPPAFTIQPTMSSPYTGLTVPALPGALASLSLPGATRLGFPPMSPGHCVLLVSNLNPERVTPHCLFILFGVYGDVMRVKILFNKKENALVQMSDCTQAQLAMSHLSGQRLHGKPLRITLSKHTNVQLPREGHEDQGLTKEYSSSPLHRFKKPGSKNYSNIFPPSATLHLSNIPPAVVEDDLKVLFSSSGSMVNGFKFFQKDHKMALIQMGSVEEAIESLIEFHNHDLGENHHLRVSFSKSSI, encoded by the exons ATGCAGCTCCTGACGGGAACGCCTCATATTTTTTACCCACCGTCCAATCAGGGAGCGGCTCCAGCCGGACGCCATTTTGTGTGCCGTAGTGGAGCCCGAGGCTGGAAGCTGCTGCTCGCTAGTTCCGTGTTGTGCAATGGACGGGTGAGTTCTCATGACTTCAGGGTAACGCAGCAGCGGGCCATCGTTCCGAGCAGAAGCGGAGA CGGTGTCCACCACGATTTAACAGTTGGTACCAAG AGAGGATCTGACGACCTTTTCCCCAGCGTCTCCATTGGTCCATATATCATGAGCACCACAG CCAATGGCAACGACAGCAAGAAGTTTAAAGGTGACATAAGAGGGCCTGGCGTCCCGTCCAGGGTCATCCACATCCGCAAGCTCCCCAACGACATCACTGAGGCTGAGGTCATCAGCCTGGGTCTGCCCTTCGGAGACGTCTCCAACCTGCTAATGCTCAAAGCCAAGAATCAG GCCTTCTTAGAGATGTCCTCGGAGGACGCAGCTCAGAACATGGTGGGTTATTACTCCACAGTGATGCCGATCATCAGACACCACCCGGTCTACGTCCAGTTCTCCAACCACAAGGAGCTGAAGACGGACAACTCACCCAACCAGGAG AGGGCCCAGGCGGCTCTTCGGGCCCTCACTATGTCTCATGTGGACATGGCGGTGGTGGCACCCAGCACGGTGCTGAGGGTGGTGGTGGAAAACCTGGTCTACCCCGTCACACTGGACGCCCTCTGCCAG ATCTTCTCTAAGTTCGGCAACGTGTTGAGGATCATCGTCTTCACCAAGAACAGTCAGTTCCAGGCTCTGCTGCAGTATCCTGATGGAGCGTCTGCCCAGGCAGCTAAACTG TCTCTGGACGGACAGAACATCTATAACGGCTGCTGCACTCTGAGGATCAGCTTCTCTAAACTCACCAGCCTCAACGTCAAGTACAACAATGAGAAGAGTCGAGACTTCACCAGACCTGACCTTCCAGCTGGAGATAGCCATCCCGCGCTGGAGCACCCGGCCATGGCCACAGCCTTCA cTCCAGGCATCTTTTCAGCTGCACCTTACGCCGGAGCGACTCACACTTTCCCTCCGGCCTTCACCATCCAGCCTACAA TGTCCTCCCCCTACACAGGCCTGACGGTCCCCGCTCTGCCCGGAGCACTGGCCTCTCTGTCCCTGCCGGGGGCCACCAGGCTGGGATTCCCCCCCATGTCTCCTGGACACTGTGTCCTGTTGGTCAGCAACCTGAACCCTGAG AGAGTTACGCCCCACTGCCTCTTTATTCTCTTTG GTGTTTATGGCGACGTGATGAGAGTAAAGATCCTGTTCAACAAGAAGGAAAACGCTCTGGTTCAGATGTCTGACTGCACACAGGCTCAGCTAG CTATGAGTCACCTGAGTGGCCAGCGGCTGCATGGGAAGCCCCTGCGCATCACGCTGTCCAAACACACCAACGTCCAGCTTCCCCGTGAAGGACACGAGGACCAGGGCCTGACCAAAGAGTACAGCAGTTCCCCTCTTCACCGCTTCAAGAAACCCGGCTCCAAGAACTACTCCAACATCTTCCCACCTTCTGCCACCCTGCACCTCTCCAACATCCC cCCTGCTGTAGTAGAAGATGACCTCAAGGTGCTGTTTTCCAGCTCAGGATCAATGGTCAACGGCTTCAAGTTCTTCCA GAAGGACCATAAGATGGCTCTGATCCAGATGGGCTCCGTGGAGGAAGCCATCGAGTCGCTCATCGAGTTCCACAACCACGACCTTGGAGAAAACCACCACCTTCGAGTCTCCTTCTCCAAGTCCTCCATCTGA
- the ptbp1b gene encoding polypyrimidine tract-binding protein 1b isoform X3 — MSTTANGNDSKKFKGDIRGPGVPSRVIHIRKLPNDITEAEVISLGLPFGDVSNLLMLKAKNQAFLEMSSEDAAQNMVGYYSTVMPIIRHHPVYVQFSNHKELKTDNSPNQERAQAALRALTMSHVDMAVVAPSTVLRVVVENLVYPVTLDALCQIFSKFGNVLRIIVFTKNSQFQALLQYPDGASAQAAKLSLDGQNIYNGCCTLRISFSKLTSLNVKYNNEKSRDFTRPDLPAGDSHPALEHPAMATAFTPGIFSAAPYAGATHTFPPAFTIQPTMSSPYTGLTVPALPGALASLSLPGATRLGFPPMSPGHCVLLVSNLNPERVTPHCLFILFGVYGDVMRVKILFNKKENALVQMSDCTQAQLAMSHLSGQRLHGKPLRITLSKHTNVQLPREGHEDQGLTKEYSSSPLHRFKKPGSKNYSNIFPPSATLHLSNIPPAVVEDDLKVLFSSSGSMVNGFKFFQKDHKMALIQMGSVEEAIESLIEFHNHDLGENHHLRVSFSKSSI; from the exons ATGAGCACCACAG CCAATGGCAACGACAGCAAGAAGTTTAAAGGTGACATAAGAGGGCCTGGCGTCCCGTCCAGGGTCATCCACATCCGCAAGCTCCCCAACGACATCACTGAGGCTGAGGTCATCAGCCTGGGTCTGCCCTTCGGAGACGTCTCCAACCTGCTAATGCTCAAAGCCAAGAATCAG GCCTTCTTAGAGATGTCCTCGGAGGACGCAGCTCAGAACATGGTGGGTTATTACTCCACAGTGATGCCGATCATCAGACACCACCCGGTCTACGTCCAGTTCTCCAACCACAAGGAGCTGAAGACGGACAACTCACCCAACCAGGAG AGGGCCCAGGCGGCTCTTCGGGCCCTCACTATGTCTCATGTGGACATGGCGGTGGTGGCACCCAGCACGGTGCTGAGGGTGGTGGTGGAAAACCTGGTCTACCCCGTCACACTGGACGCCCTCTGCCAG ATCTTCTCTAAGTTCGGCAACGTGTTGAGGATCATCGTCTTCACCAAGAACAGTCAGTTCCAGGCTCTGCTGCAGTATCCTGATGGAGCGTCTGCCCAGGCAGCTAAACTG TCTCTGGACGGACAGAACATCTATAACGGCTGCTGCACTCTGAGGATCAGCTTCTCTAAACTCACCAGCCTCAACGTCAAGTACAACAATGAGAAGAGTCGAGACTTCACCAGACCTGACCTTCCAGCTGGAGATAGCCATCCCGCGCTGGAGCACCCGGCCATGGCCACAGCCTTCA cTCCAGGCATCTTTTCAGCTGCACCTTACGCCGGAGCGACTCACACTTTCCCTCCGGCCTTCACCATCCAGCCTACAA TGTCCTCCCCCTACACAGGCCTGACGGTCCCCGCTCTGCCCGGAGCACTGGCCTCTCTGTCCCTGCCGGGGGCCACCAGGCTGGGATTCCCCCCCATGTCTCCTGGACACTGTGTCCTGTTGGTCAGCAACCTGAACCCTGAG AGAGTTACGCCCCACTGCCTCTTTATTCTCTTTG GTGTTTATGGCGACGTGATGAGAGTAAAGATCCTGTTCAACAAGAAGGAAAACGCTCTGGTTCAGATGTCTGACTGCACACAGGCTCAGCTAG CTATGAGTCACCTGAGTGGCCAGCGGCTGCATGGGAAGCCCCTGCGCATCACGCTGTCCAAACACACCAACGTCCAGCTTCCCCGTGAAGGACACGAGGACCAGGGCCTGACCAAAGAGTACAGCAGTTCCCCTCTTCACCGCTTCAAGAAACCCGGCTCCAAGAACTACTCCAACATCTTCCCACCTTCTGCCACCCTGCACCTCTCCAACATCCC cCCTGCTGTAGTAGAAGATGACCTCAAGGTGCTGTTTTCCAGCTCAGGATCAATGGTCAACGGCTTCAAGTTCTTCCA GAAGGACCATAAGATGGCTCTGATCCAGATGGGCTCCGTGGAGGAAGCCATCGAGTCGCTCATCGAGTTCCACAACCACGACCTTGGAGAAAACCACCACCTTCGAGTCTCCTTCTCCAAGTCCTCCATCTGA